One region of Intestinimonas massiliensis (ex Afouda et al. 2020) genomic DNA includes:
- a CDS encoding UDP-N-acetylglucosamine--N-acetylmuramyl-(pentapeptide) pyrophosphoryl-undecaprenol N-acetylglucosamine transferase translates to MNILFTCGGTAGHINPAIALARLFQLHHPGCNILFAGAYNGMERDLVPKEGYQLRTVYVNTIHRAFRWKDIKHNLITVVTMPRSRRQAAEIIRDFQPDLVVGTGGYASYPVVREAARRGIPTAVHESNAVPGLTTKLLSRVVDRVLVGFEDSRGYYPHPERVVVTGTPVRRDFFDHTRKEARRALGITDERPVLLSYWGSLGAEVMNRYTADFIQAECADGRPFHHIHGAGRNYAWLTGELKGRGIELDGRAGVEVREYIYDMPLVMAAADLVICRAGASTISELTTIAKPAILVPSPNVTNNHQEKNARVLERHGAAVVLLEPECDGRSLYRAASGLLEDRDRLTAMSRALSALSVTDAAEEIYQTLIRLVQ, encoded by the coding sequence TTGAACATTCTCTTTACCTGCGGCGGCACGGCCGGACACATCAATCCGGCCATCGCGCTGGCCCGTCTGTTTCAGCTCCATCACCCCGGCTGCAACATCCTCTTCGCCGGCGCCTACAACGGCATGGAGCGGGATCTGGTGCCCAAGGAGGGCTACCAGCTCCGGACCGTGTATGTCAACACCATCCACCGGGCCTTCCGCTGGAAGGACATCAAGCATAACCTCATCACGGTGGTGACCATGCCCAGATCCCGGCGTCAGGCGGCGGAGATCATCCGGGATTTCCAGCCCGACCTGGTGGTGGGCACCGGGGGCTACGCCTCCTACCCCGTGGTGCGGGAGGCGGCCCGGCGGGGCATCCCCACCGCCGTTCACGAGTCCAACGCCGTGCCCGGCCTGACCACCAAGCTGCTGTCCCGTGTGGTGGACCGGGTGCTGGTGGGCTTTGAGGACTCCCGCGGATACTATCCCCACCCGGAACGGGTGGTGGTCACCGGCACCCCGGTGCGCCGGGACTTTTTCGACCACACCCGGAAGGAGGCCCGGCGGGCCCTGGGGATCACCGACGAGCGGCCGGTGCTGCTGTCCTACTGGGGCAGCCTGGGGGCCGAGGTGATGAACCGCTATACCGCCGACTTCATCCAGGCCGAGTGCGCCGACGGCCGGCCCTTCCACCACATCCACGGGGCGGGGCGGAACTACGCCTGGCTCACCGGCGAGCTGAAGGGCCGGGGCATCGAGCTGGACGGCCGCGCCGGGGTGGAGGTGCGGGAGTATATCTACGACATGCCCCTGGTGATGGCTGCCGCCGACCTGGTGATCTGTCGGGCGGGGGCCTCCACCATCTCGGAGCTGACCACCATCGCCAAGCCGGCCATCCTGGTGCCCTCCCCCAACGTGACCAATAACCACCAGGAGAAGAATGCCCGGGTGCTGGAGCGCCACGGGGCTGCGGTGGTGCTGCTGGAGCCGGAGTGCGACGGCAGGAGCCTCTACCGGGCGGCATCCGGGCTGCTGGAGGACCGGGACCGACTCACCGCCATGTCCAGGGCCCTGTCGGCACTGTCGGTCACCGACGCGGCGGAGGAGATCTATCAGACCCTGATCCGGCTCGTCCAATAG
- the ftsW gene encoding putative lipid II flippase FtsW, translating to MATKPKRDLTVEEQLARGPLDLPFLMLVLLLTGIGLIMVFSASYASAYYNEAVTHHDPTWYVKRQAIFAAAGVVVMYLTSKLNYQNFRWMSIFVLAAAFVLLILVKVPHIGVTAGGANRWIKLPGLPQFQPSEVAKLGVILYFSARLAKRNTEKKRKFNHHTPKGRFLRLMDRIGLLELAPYMGVLLAILGLLALQPHMSGMILILAIGASILFAAGIHLGWFVAGGSFAVAALTFIIFNTDYMASRIHIWQDPWSDPLGKGFQTIQSLYAIGSGGLLGLGLGNSRQKFLYIPEPENDFIFSIACEELGFVGAVLILCLFALLILRGYWLAIHARDRFGALLIVGITTQVAVQTFLNIGVVTNLFPVTGISMPFFSYGGTALMIQLLEMGVILSVSRQIPAPKAG from the coding sequence ATGGCGACCAAACCCAAGCGCGACCTGACGGTGGAAGAGCAGTTGGCCCGGGGGCCTTTGGACCTGCCCTTCCTGATGCTGGTGCTGCTGCTTACCGGCATCGGCCTCATCATGGTGTTCTCCGCCTCCTACGCCTCGGCCTATTACAACGAGGCGGTGACCCACCACGACCCCACCTGGTACGTCAAGCGGCAGGCCATCTTTGCCGCGGCGGGGGTGGTCGTCATGTACCTGACCTCCAAGCTCAACTACCAGAATTTCCGATGGATGTCCATCTTCGTGCTGGCCGCCGCCTTCGTGCTGCTGATTCTGGTGAAGGTGCCCCACATCGGGGTCACCGCCGGCGGTGCCAACCGCTGGATCAAGCTGCCTGGTCTGCCCCAGTTCCAGCCCTCGGAGGTGGCGAAGCTGGGCGTCATCCTCTATTTTTCGGCGCGCCTGGCCAAGCGGAACACGGAAAAAAAGCGAAAATTCAACCACCATACCCCCAAGGGCCGCTTTCTCCGCCTGATGGACCGCATCGGCCTACTGGAACTGGCGCCCTATATGGGGGTGCTGCTGGCCATCCTGGGTCTGCTGGCCCTCCAGCCCCACATGTCGGGCATGATCCTGATTCTGGCCATCGGCGCGTCCATCCTCTTTGCCGCCGGCATCCATCTGGGGTGGTTCGTGGCCGGCGGCAGCTTTGCCGTGGCCGCCCTGACCTTCATCATCTTCAACACCGACTACATGGCCTCCCGCATCCACATCTGGCAGGACCCCTGGAGCGACCCGCTGGGCAAGGGCTTCCAGACCATCCAGTCTCTGTACGCCATCGGCTCCGGCGGCCTGCTGGGGCTGGGGCTGGGCAACAGCCGCCAGAAGTTCCTCTACATCCCCGAGCCGGAAAACGACTTTATCTTCTCCATCGCCTGTGAGGAGCTGGGCTTCGTGGGAGCGGTGCTGATCCTGTGCCTGTTCGCCCTGCTGATCCTGCGGGGCTACTGGCTGGCCATCCACGCCCGGGACCGCTTCGGCGCCCTGCTCATCGTGGGGATCACCACCCAGGTGGCGGTGCAGACCTTTTTGAACATCGGCGTGGTGACCAATCTGTTCCCGGTCACCGGTATCTCCATGCCCTTTTTCAGCTACGGCGGTACGGCCCTGATGATCCAGCTACTGGAAATGGGCGTCATATTGAGCGTATCACGACAGATTCCGGCCCCAAAGGCCGGATAG
- a CDS encoding UDP-N-acetylmuramoyl-L-alanyl-D-glutamate--2,6-diaminopimelate ligase produces MNLQELLSGVALTECRAAGDVEITGISYDTRDLKPGALFAALSGYKTDGHRYIREALEKGAAAVLCQRAPDFDGPWLVAGDTRAALADVSANWFGRPAEAMTCVGVTGTNGKTTTTYLLKAALEGALKAKVGLIGTNQNMIGEEILPAHRTTPESYELQALLRQMADAGCTHVVMEVSSHALVLHRVRGIRFAAGIFTNLTQDHLDFHGTMEAYRAAKGRLFEQSDLAVLNLDDEAGRYYARTAPCPVFTYSERKDEADLVAKNIRLFPSHVEFEAVAKGAIGRVFLPIPGGFTIYNALGVVACALNLGAELPDVIAALRTARGVKGRIEVVPVPAAYTVIIDYAHTPDALENILTTVRDLTDHRVICLFGCGGDRDRTKRPLMGAVAGSLADLCVVTSDNPRTEEPEAILRDVLAGMGEAAAPPLVEPDRRAAIRLALAQAGPGDVVVLAGKGHETYQEIDGVQWHLDEREEVAAYFSK; encoded by the coding sequence TTGAATCTGCAGGAGCTGCTGTCCGGCGTGGCGCTCACAGAGTGCCGGGCGGCCGGGGACGTGGAAATCACCGGGATCAGCTATGACACCCGGGACCTCAAGCCGGGAGCCCTTTTCGCGGCGCTGTCCGGCTATAAGACCGACGGACACCGCTATATCCGGGAGGCCCTGGAGAAGGGGGCCGCCGCCGTTTTGTGCCAGCGTGCCCCCGACTTCGACGGCCCGTGGCTGGTGGCCGGGGACACCCGGGCCGCCCTGGCCGACGTGTCGGCCAACTGGTTCGGCCGCCCGGCGGAGGCCATGACCTGCGTAGGGGTGACCGGCACCAACGGCAAGACCACCACCACCTATCTGCTGAAGGCGGCGCTGGAGGGGGCCCTGAAGGCCAAGGTAGGTCTCATCGGCACCAACCAGAACATGATCGGAGAGGAAATCCTCCCCGCCCACCGGACCACCCCCGAGTCCTACGAGCTCCAGGCGCTGCTGCGGCAGATGGCCGACGCGGGCTGTACCCATGTGGTGATGGAGGTCTCCTCCCACGCCCTGGTGCTTCACCGGGTCCGGGGCATCCGCTTTGCCGCCGGAATCTTCACCAACCTGACCCAGGACCACCTGGATTTTCACGGGACCATGGAGGCCTACCGGGCGGCCAAGGGGCGGCTGTTCGAGCAGTCCGACCTGGCCGTCCTCAACCTGGACGACGAGGCCGGGCGGTATTACGCCCGGACCGCGCCCTGCCCGGTGTTTACCTACTCCGAGCGGAAGGACGAGGCCGACCTGGTGGCCAAGAATATCCGGCTATTCCCCAGCCATGTGGAATTTGAGGCGGTGGCCAAGGGGGCCATCGGTCGGGTGTTTCTCCCCATTCCGGGCGGATTCACCATCTACAACGCCCTGGGCGTAGTGGCCTGCGCCCTCAACCTGGGGGCGGAGCTGCCCGACGTCATTGCCGCCCTGCGGACGGCCCGAGGGGTGAAGGGCCGCATTGAGGTAGTCCCCGTCCCGGCGGCCTACACCGTCATCATCGACTACGCCCACACCCCCGACGCCCTGGAGAACATTCTCACCACCGTCCGGGACCTGACCGACCACCGGGTCATCTGCCTGTTCGGCTGCGGCGGCGACCGGGACCGGACCAAGCGGCCCCTGATGGGGGCGGTGGCGGGCAGCCTGGCCGATCTGTGCGTGGTCACCTCGGATAACCCCCGCACCGAGGAGCCGGAGGCCATCCTCCGCGACGTTCTGGCGGGCATGGGCGAGGCCGCGGCTCCGCCTCTGGTGGAGCCCGACCGCCGCGCGGCCATCCGCCTGGCCCTGGCCCAGGCCGGGCCCGGCGACGTGGTGGTGCTGGCGGGCAAGGGACACGAGACCTATCAGGAGATCGACGGGGTACAGTGGCACCTGGACGAGCGGGAAGAGGTGGCGGCGTACTTTTCCAAGTGA
- a CDS encoding penicillin-binding transpeptidase domain-containing protein: protein MAERTRKTESRSGDRRANRTILGRTIFLMVIFGVVVFIPLFWKLWDVQISQHDKLEEQAIDQQTRDLLVTAPRGTIYDAKGNRLAVSADVHNIVISPKDIVEGEKAAAERAVAKLEKGAGLTQEEKEKKGCVPTDAEIAAQSGNYAEFIAQGLSQILGVEEEKILKRMENTAVQYEVVKWRVEDDITTQVRQFISDYQLYPGVYVEPDTKRYYPSSDLAAHVVGWVNVNDNNKGAYGVEAQYESYLAGKAGRVVTAKNAAGTEMLSSYENYIDAIAGGDLHLTIDNTIQSYAQRVMDEGIAKYDVQEGAFCIVMDPNTGAVLAMASSPDYDLNSPREITDSVLSSYVESVRNDPSSNDEAYAKALQDAQYSQWRNKALNDTYEPGSTFKTLVLSAALEEGVVSESDHFYCSGVKQVANWPIRCSKREGHGDQTLRQAVMNSCNPAFIEIGQRLGAEKFWEYLENYGLMERTGIDLQGEGQSQFWDEEEFVSEQGIASLATASFGQRFQITPIQMITAACAAVNGGRLMQPYVVQSITDSDGNVIQSAQPTQVRQVISEATSAQVRSILGSVVMDGGTGKNAYQAGYSIGGKTGTSETNQSKTTGRLIVSFLGVAPAENPQIVVLLGYDHPKPAVPGSNLTAGGYYISGGNMAAPMAGELIADILDYLGVEKQYKADELADVVVPKVTELSLNDAQDLLKQKGLQWRTVGEGGVVTDQIPAQGASIPGSSQVVLYLGAEKPTDQVPVPDVSGKTLESAQTAFAKVGLYLRPSGSGGSYSSSSTVAVGQSITAGAMVDPGTVVDVQFIDTDIQDYANNTGIR from the coding sequence ATGGCAGAGAGAACGCGCAAAACAGAATCCCGGTCCGGTGACCGCCGGGCCAACCGGACCATCCTGGGCCGCACCATTTTCCTGATGGTGATCTTCGGGGTGGTTGTCTTTATCCCGCTGTTCTGGAAGTTGTGGGACGTGCAAATCAGCCAGCACGACAAGCTGGAGGAGCAGGCTATCGACCAGCAGACCCGGGACCTGCTGGTGACCGCGCCCCGGGGCACCATTTACGACGCCAAAGGCAACCGGCTGGCCGTCTCCGCCGACGTTCACAACATCGTCATCTCTCCCAAGGACATCGTGGAGGGAGAGAAGGCGGCGGCCGAGCGGGCGGTGGCCAAGCTGGAAAAGGGCGCCGGACTTACCCAGGAGGAGAAGGAGAAAAAGGGCTGCGTCCCCACCGACGCCGAAATTGCCGCCCAGAGCGGCAATTACGCCGAATTCATCGCTCAGGGGCTGTCCCAGATCCTGGGGGTGGAGGAGGAAAAGATCCTCAAGCGCATGGAGAACACCGCGGTCCAGTATGAGGTGGTCAAGTGGCGGGTGGAGGACGACATCACCACCCAGGTCCGGCAGTTCATCAGCGACTATCAGCTCTACCCCGGCGTGTATGTGGAGCCGGACACCAAGCGCTACTACCCCTCCTCCGATCTGGCCGCTCATGTGGTGGGCTGGGTCAACGTCAACGACAACAACAAGGGCGCCTACGGCGTGGAGGCCCAGTACGAGAGCTATCTGGCCGGAAAGGCCGGCCGGGTGGTCACCGCCAAAAACGCCGCCGGCACCGAGATGCTCTCCAGCTATGAAAACTACATCGACGCCATCGCCGGCGGCGACCTGCACCTGACCATCGACAACACCATCCAGAGCTACGCCCAGCGGGTCATGGACGAGGGCATTGCCAAATACGATGTGCAGGAGGGGGCCTTCTGCATCGTCATGGACCCCAACACCGGCGCGGTGCTGGCGATGGCCTCCAGCCCCGACTACGATCTGAACAGCCCACGGGAGATCACCGACTCAGTGCTGTCCAGCTACGTGGAGTCGGTGAGGAACGACCCCAGCTCCAACGACGAGGCCTATGCCAAAGCCCTTCAGGACGCGCAGTATTCCCAGTGGCGCAACAAGGCCCTCAACGACACCTATGAGCCCGGCTCCACCTTCAAGACCCTGGTCCTCTCCGCTGCCCTGGAGGAGGGGGTGGTCAGCGAGTCCGACCACTTCTACTGCTCCGGCGTGAAGCAGGTGGCCAACTGGCCCATCCGGTGCTCCAAGCGGGAGGGCCACGGAGATCAGACCCTGCGCCAGGCAGTGATGAACTCCTGCAACCCGGCTTTTATCGAGATCGGCCAGCGGCTGGGGGCGGAAAAGTTCTGGGAGTACCTGGAGAACTACGGCCTGATGGAGCGCACCGGCATCGACCTGCAGGGCGAGGGGCAGAGCCAGTTCTGGGACGAGGAGGAGTTCGTCAGCGAGCAGGGCATCGCCTCCCTGGCCACCGCCTCCTTCGGCCAGCGGTTCCAGATCACCCCCATCCAGATGATCACCGCCGCCTGCGCCGCTGTCAACGGCGGCCGCCTGATGCAGCCCTATGTGGTCCAGTCCATCACCGACTCCGACGGCAACGTAATTCAGTCCGCCCAGCCCACCCAGGTGCGGCAGGTCATCAGCGAGGCGACCTCCGCCCAGGTGCGCTCTATCCTGGGCAGCGTGGTCATGGACGGAGGCACCGGCAAGAACGCCTATCAGGCGGGCTACAGCATCGGCGGCAAGACCGGCACCTCCGAGACCAACCAGAGTAAAACCACCGGCCGGCTGATCGTCTCTTTTCTGGGGGTGGCACCGGCGGAGAACCCGCAGATCGTGGTCCTGCTGGGCTACGATCACCCCAAGCCCGCCGTTCCCGGCTCCAACCTGACCGCCGGGGGCTATTACATCAGCGGCGGCAACATGGCCGCCCCCATGGCCGGAGAGCTCATCGCCGACATTCTGGATTACCTGGGGGTGGAGAAGCAGTACAAGGCCGATGAACTGGCCGATGTGGTGGTGCCCAAGGTCACCGAGCTCTCCCTCAACGACGCCCAGGACCTGCTCAAGCAGAAGGGACTTCAGTGGCGGACGGTGGGCGAGGGCGGCGTGGTCACCGACCAGATCCCCGCCCAGGGGGCCTCCATCCCCGGCAGCAGCCAGGTGGTCCTCTACCTGGGAGCGGAAAAGCCCACCGACCAAGTACCGGTGCCCGACGTGTCGGGCAAGACTTTGGAGAGCGCCCAGACCGCCTTTGCCAAGGTGGGGCTGTACCTGCGGCCCTCGGGCAGCGGCGGCAGCTATTCCTCCTCCTCCACCGTGGCGGTGGGGCAGTCCATCACAGCGGGGGCCATGGTGGACCCGGGCACCGTGGTGGACGTCCAGTTCATCGACACCGATATCCAGGACTATGCCAACAACACCGGTATACGGTGA
- the mraY gene encoding phospho-N-acetylmuramoyl-pentapeptide-transferase produces the protein MRLLIAALVSFVVSAIAGKILIPVLRRMKAGQSIKEDGPTWHMSKQGTPTMGGLMFILGILCTLLLIGWTDMARGDFRALFVFCFALVFGVIGYLDDYEKVKKKENTGLTAGPKFLLQLAAAIAFTVLLRHYGYLAPHLYLPFVNLVVELPWVVYMVFAAFVMVGTVNAVNITDGVDGLSSSVTLPVAAFFAAVSAWWGSQYQDIGVFAGALFGGLAAFLLYNHYPAKVFMGDTGSLFLGGAVCGLAFAFDMPLILVLVGVVYIAETLSDIIQVVYFKATHGKRIFRMAPLHHHFEMGGWSEKKVVAVFAAVSLVFCVLAFLGVMDRYVSL, from the coding sequence ATGAGACTATTGATCGCGGCGCTGGTGTCCTTCGTGGTATCGGCCATTGCCGGAAAGATTTTGATTCCTGTACTCCGCCGGATGAAGGCCGGCCAGTCCATCAAGGAGGACGGCCCCACCTGGCACATGTCCAAGCAGGGCACCCCTACCATGGGCGGGCTCATGTTCATCCTGGGCATCCTGTGCACCCTCCTGCTCATCGGCTGGACCGACATGGCCCGGGGGGACTTCCGGGCTCTGTTCGTTTTCTGCTTCGCGCTGGTGTTCGGGGTCATCGGCTACCTGGACGACTACGAGAAGGTGAAGAAAAAGGAGAACACCGGCCTGACCGCCGGGCCCAAGTTCCTGCTCCAGCTCGCCGCCGCCATCGCCTTCACGGTGCTGCTGCGGCACTACGGCTACCTGGCCCCCCACCTGTACCTCCCCTTTGTCAACCTGGTGGTGGAGCTGCCCTGGGTGGTCTATATGGTCTTTGCCGCCTTCGTCATGGTGGGCACCGTCAACGCCGTCAACATCACCGACGGAGTGGACGGCCTGTCCTCCAGCGTCACCCTGCCGGTGGCCGCCTTCTTCGCCGCCGTGTCGGCCTGGTGGGGCAGCCAGTACCAGGACATCGGCGTGTTCGCCGGGGCGCTGTTCGGCGGTCTGGCGGCCTTCCTGCTCTACAACCATTACCCCGCCAAGGTGTTTATGGGGGACACCGGCTCCCTGTTCCTGGGGGGCGCGGTGTGCGGCCTGGCCTTTGCCTTTGACATGCCGCTGATCCTCGTCCTGGTGGGCGTCGTCTATATTGCCGAGACCCTCTCCGATATCATCCAGGTGGTCTACTTCAAAGCCACCCACGGCAAGCGTATCTTCCGCATGGCCCCCCTGCACCACCACTTCGAGATGGGGGGCTGGAGCGAAAAAAAGGTGGTGGCGGTCTTTGCCGCCGTCTCCCTCGTGTTCTGCGTCCTGGCCTTCCTGGGAGTCATGGACCGCTACGTATCCCTGTAG